Proteins encoded by one window of Rutidosis leptorrhynchoides isolate AG116_Rl617_1_P2 chromosome 7, CSIRO_AGI_Rlap_v1, whole genome shotgun sequence:
- the LOC139857541 gene encoding 26S proteasome non-ATPase regulatory subunit 4 homolog isoform X1, giving the protein MMSLKCISLIKNNVALDVVNFVEEDEENTEKLEALVAAVNNNVSSHIVHVPAGSNVLSDVLLSTFIFSGDGEDSGSGFAAAAASGGVSGFDFSVDSNFGFIED; this is encoded by the exons ATGATGTCTCTCAAATGTATCAGTCTCATAAAGAACAATGTAGCTCTTGATGTTGTGAACtttgttgaagaagatgaagaaaatacAGAGAAACTCGAGGCCCTGGTTGCTGCTGTGAATAATAACGTTAGCAGTCATATTGTTCATGTTCCAGCTGGATCAAATGTTCTTTCTGACGTATTGTTGAG TACTTTTATCTTCAGTGGTGATGGAGAAGATAGTGGAAGCGGCTTTGCGGCGGCAGCTGCATCTGGTGGTGTATCTGGCTTTGACTTTAGTGTTGACTCAAATTTTG GCTTCATTGAAGACTGA
- the LOC139857541 gene encoding 26S proteasome non-ATPase regulatory subunit 4 homolog isoform X2, translating to MMSLKCISLIKNNVALDVVNFVEEDEENTEKLEALVAAVNNNVSSHIVHVPAGSNVLSDVLLSGDGEDSGSGFAAAAASGGVSGFDFSVDSNFGFIED from the exons ATGATGTCTCTCAAATGTATCAGTCTCATAAAGAACAATGTAGCTCTTGATGTTGTGAACtttgttgaagaagatgaagaaaatacAGAGAAACTCGAGGCCCTGGTTGCTGCTGTGAATAATAACGTTAGCAGTCATATTGTTCATGTTCCAGCTGGATCAAATGTTCTTTCTGACGTATTGTTGAG TGGTGATGGAGAAGATAGTGGAAGCGGCTTTGCGGCGGCAGCTGCATCTGGTGGTGTATCTGGCTTTGACTTTAGTGTTGACTCAAATTTTG GCTTCATTGAAGACTGA